One segment of Bradyrhizobium sp. CB2312 DNA contains the following:
- a CDS encoding co-chaperone GroES has product MKFRPLHDRVVVKRIDADEKTAGGIIIPDTAKEKPSQGEVIAIGPGGRDETGKLIPIDIEVGDRVLFGKWSGTEVKINSEELLIMKESDIMGVLTDVFSNKKAA; this is encoded by the coding sequence ATGAAATTCCGTCCGCTTCACGACCGCGTCGTAGTCAAGCGCATCGACGCTGATGAGAAGACCGCTGGTGGCATCATCATTCCCGACACAGCCAAGGAGAAACCCTCGCAGGGCGAAGTCATTGCAATTGGCCCGGGCGGCCGCGATGAGACCGGCAAGCTGATTCCGATCGACATCGAGGTCGGAGACCGCGTGCTGTTCGGCAAATGGTCGGGTACCGAAGTCAAGATCAATAGCGAGGAGCTGTTGATCATGAAGGAGAGCGACATCATGGGCGTTCTCACAGATGTGTTTTCCAACAAGAAAGCCGCCTAA
- a CDS encoding thermonuclease family protein, producing MNQEREVFVGMKHRVMMVALFAVITSPVCAAKLRGPPRILDANTIEIERSKLRLSGIEAPETDQICLDAHGRKWACGLAARDELIKHSNGRTWDCHTTGGDEYGRSRGSCFIEGEDVNAWMVRSGWALSSGPYVIYEVVASKTCAGLWSGAFIAPWDWRRRHKGTIIIGASSVPVDAQALLLGSALLSDPPSSECVIKGTMGRDGERIYHLPGQLSYEQIDMTKPGERWLCSEAEAEATGWRKAAR from the coding sequence ATGAATCAAGAGCGAGAGGTTTTTGTCGGGATGAAACACCGCGTAATGATGGTTGCATTGTTCGCTGTCATCACATCTCCGGTCTGCGCAGCGAAGCTCCGCGGTCCTCCGCGCATCCTCGACGCCAATACGATCGAGATCGAGCGATCCAAGCTTCGGCTCTCAGGCATCGAAGCTCCGGAAACTGACCAGATTTGCCTCGACGCCCACGGTCGGAAATGGGCTTGCGGCCTAGCTGCTCGCGACGAGCTGATCAAGCATTCGAACGGACGAACGTGGGATTGTCATACCACAGGAGGTGATGAATACGGCAGGTCACGCGGCAGTTGCTTCATAGAAGGCGAGGACGTGAACGCCTGGATGGTACGCTCCGGTTGGGCACTCTCGTCGGGGCCGTACGTCATCTATGAAGTTGTGGCGAGCAAAACCTGCGCGGGGCTGTGGTCGGGGGCGTTCATCGCCCCCTGGGACTGGCGTCGCCGCCATAAGGGGACGATCATCATCGGCGCGAGCTCGGTTCCCGTCGACGCTCAGGCGCTCCTGCTCGGATCCGCGCTGCTATCGGACCCGCCCTCCTCCGAGTGTGTGATAAAAGGCACTATGGGCCGCGATGGCGAGCGCATTTATCACCTGCCCGGGCAACTCAGTTACGAACAAATCGACATGACGAAGCCCGGTGAACGCTGGCTCTGCAGCGAAGCGGAAGCCGAAGCCACCGGGTGGCGTAAAGCCGCGCGATGA
- the metE gene encoding 5-methyltetrahydropteroyltriglutamate--homocysteine S-methyltransferase, whose product MSLLSLPVATLGTPRIGPRRELKLALESYWAGKTSEQQLLEDAAGLRAANWARQKSIGVTVIPSNDFSLYDQVLDTSVMVGAIPEIYGSKTESVSLKTYFAMARGSQCGDQDASCGRGPRGFGAPAQEMTKWFDTNYHYMVPQFHRGQTFRLCSRKPIEEYEEAKALGFQTRPVLIGPVTFLKLGKSLDPAFQPLSLLDELIPIYIEVLQELAKRGANWVQFDEPCLVLDLDERARQSLRHAYDRLAKEAPAIKILVASYFGDLGDNLNTALSLPVAGLHLDLIRAPQLLDQIIAGGRGDLVMSLGVVDGRNVWRSNLSSLRQRLEPAIAKLGKDRVQIAPSCSLLHVPVDVELETGLASDVKSWLAFAVQKMRELAILARALAGDQNVAQALAESECAATVRRTSPKIRDANVAVRMKAIDQTMRRRGSPFARRAEIQSNRFGLPAFPTTTIGSFPQTTEVRNARAAHARGAISDEQYDRFLKEETARAVRWQEDIGLDVLVHGEFERNDMVQYFGEHLAGFAFTRNGWVQSYGSRCVRPPILFGDVVRPKPITVDWWRYAQSLTRKPMKAMLTGPVTILNWSFVRDDIPRSEVCRQIALAIRDEVRDLENAGATMIQIDEAALREGMPLRRSEWTAYLDWAVDCFSICSSGVADETQIHTHMCYSEFNDIIGAIAAMDADVISIETSRSKMELLDAFRNYEYPNQIGPGVYDIHSPRVPEAGEMKELMVLARTRLQDSQLWVNPDCGLKTRKWEEVRPALANMVAAARQLRAAFDPRGH is encoded by the coding sequence ATGTCTCTTCTCTCCCTTCCGGTTGCCACGCTTGGAACGCCACGCATCGGTCCAAGGCGCGAGCTCAAACTTGCTCTTGAAAGCTACTGGGCGGGAAAAACCAGCGAACAACAGTTGCTCGAGGACGCAGCTGGCCTGCGTGCCGCCAACTGGGCTCGTCAGAAATCTATCGGCGTCACGGTCATTCCATCGAACGATTTTTCGCTGTATGACCAAGTGCTCGACACAAGTGTCATGGTTGGCGCCATCCCGGAGATCTACGGCTCGAAAACCGAATCCGTTTCGCTCAAGACGTACTTCGCCATGGCCCGCGGATCACAATGCGGCGATCAGGATGCGAGTTGCGGTCGCGGACCGCGCGGATTTGGCGCACCCGCGCAGGAGATGACCAAGTGGTTCGACACCAACTACCACTACATGGTTCCCCAGTTTCACAGGGGACAGACTTTCAGGCTATGCTCTCGCAAGCCGATCGAGGAGTATGAGGAAGCCAAGGCCCTTGGCTTTCAGACCCGTCCTGTCCTGATCGGGCCGGTCACATTCCTAAAGCTCGGCAAGAGTCTCGATCCTGCGTTCCAGCCACTCTCACTGCTGGATGAACTGATACCGATCTATATCGAGGTTCTGCAGGAATTGGCCAAACGTGGGGCAAATTGGGTTCAGTTCGACGAGCCCTGCCTGGTTCTTGATCTGGATGAGAGGGCGCGGCAATCTTTGCGACATGCCTATGATCGGCTCGCTAAGGAGGCGCCGGCCATCAAGATCTTAGTTGCCAGCTATTTCGGCGACCTCGGGGACAATCTGAACACCGCGTTGAGCCTGCCAGTTGCCGGACTACACCTCGACCTAATTCGAGCGCCACAGTTGTTGGACCAGATCATCGCTGGCGGCCGAGGTGATCTCGTCATGTCGCTCGGTGTCGTCGACGGCCGGAATGTATGGCGGTCGAATTTGTCATCGCTGCGCCAGCGGCTCGAACCCGCGATTGCGAAGCTCGGCAAGGACCGTGTACAGATTGCCCCATCCTGCTCGCTGCTTCATGTACCGGTCGATGTTGAACTTGAAACCGGGCTCGCTTCCGACGTCAAGAGCTGGCTTGCTTTCGCGGTCCAGAAGATGCGGGAGCTTGCGATCCTGGCGCGGGCACTCGCAGGCGACCAGAATGTTGCGCAAGCTCTTGCCGAGTCGGAATGTGCCGCGACTGTTCGCCGGACTTCGCCGAAAATTCGTGATGCCAATGTCGCTGTCCGGATGAAAGCGATCGATCAGACCATGCGTCGACGCGGGAGCCCATTTGCCCGTCGTGCCGAGATCCAAAGCAATCGTTTCGGACTACCGGCTTTTCCTACCACGACCATCGGATCGTTTCCGCAGACCACAGAGGTCCGAAATGCCCGTGCGGCGCATGCGCGAGGCGCGATAAGTGACGAGCAATACGACAGGTTCCTCAAGGAGGAGACTGCGCGCGCCGTACGTTGGCAGGAGGACATCGGTCTCGACGTCCTCGTGCACGGCGAGTTCGAGCGCAATGACATGGTGCAGTACTTCGGCGAGCACCTCGCCGGCTTCGCATTTACCAGGAACGGATGGGTGCAGTCGTACGGCTCGCGCTGCGTCAGGCCACCGATCCTGTTTGGCGATGTGGTGCGGCCGAAGCCTATCACCGTGGACTGGTGGCGCTACGCGCAATCACTAACGAGGAAGCCGATGAAGGCTATGTTGACCGGACCGGTGACGATTTTGAACTGGTCCTTTGTCCGCGATGATATTCCCAGAAGCGAGGTCTGTCGCCAGATTGCGCTCGCGATCCGAGACGAAGTCCGCGATCTCGAGAATGCTGGTGCGACAATGATCCAGATCGACGAAGCCGCACTGCGCGAAGGAATGCCGTTGCGTCGATCGGAGTGGACGGCCTATCTCGACTGGGCCGTGGATTGCTTCAGCATCTGCTCATCGGGCGTCGCCGATGAAACGCAAATTCATACACATATGTGCTACTCGGAGTTCAACGACATCATCGGTGCGATCGCTGCAATGGACGCAGATGTCATCTCGATCGAGACGTCGCGCTCGAAAATGGAACTACTCGACGCGTTCAGGAACTACGAATATCCAAATCAGATCGGACCGGGCGTGTACGACATCCACTCCCCACGCGTTCCCGAGGCGGGGGAAATGAAGGAACTGATGGTGTTGGCTCGGACCCGGCTGCAGGATTCGCAGCTCTGGGTCAATCCGGACTGCGGCCTGAAGACGCGCAAATGGGAGGAAGTGCGTCCGGCGCTAGCGAACATGGTCGCTGCGGCCCGCCAACTGCGCGCTGCATTCGATCCGCGAGGCCATTGA
- a CDS encoding IS630 family transposase, translated as MAVQQLAPLILSDDEHAELTSLTMRRKTAQALALRARIVLTCAEGGQNTEVAAKLGLDRQTVGKWRRRFMEQRVAGLHDEPRSGAPRTIDDARIEAVIVRTLESCPENATHWSSRDMARTSGLSVSTVQRIWRAFGLQPHRMETFKLSTDPNFVAKVRDVVGLYVSPPEHAIVLCVDEKSQIQALDRSQPMLPMRPGQAARRSHDYKRHGTTSLFAALDIATGRVIGKCYGRHRTAEFRKFLDEIEAAVPRELDVHLVMDNYVTHKTPMIRRWLAKRPRWHVHLTPTSSSWLNQVERFFALLTDKKIRRGVYRSVAALRADIASFIERHNADPKPFRWTKSADDILASIERFCRYNAPAEHDAMVRTSGSGH; from the coding sequence ATGGCGGTCCAGCAACTTGCTCCCCTGATATTGAGCGATGATGAGCATGCCGAACTGACGTCGCTGACGATGCGGCGGAAGACGGCGCAGGCGCTGGCTCTGAGAGCCCGGATCGTGCTGACCTGTGCGGAAGGTGGTCAGAACACGGAAGTGGCGGCCAAGCTGGGGCTGGACCGGCAGACCGTAGGTAAGTGGCGACGGCGTTTTATGGAGCAGCGCGTCGCTGGGCTGCACGACGAGCCGCGCTCCGGCGCACCGCGCACGATTGACGATGCCCGTATCGAAGCCGTGATCGTGAGGACGTTGGAGAGTTGCCCCGAGAACGCCACTCATTGGAGCTCCCGCGACATGGCCAGGACCAGCGGCCTATCGGTATCGACGGTACAACGCATCTGGCGGGCCTTCGGGCTGCAGCCGCACCGGATGGAGACGTTCAAGCTCTCGACCGACCCGAACTTCGTGGCCAAGGTACGCGATGTCGTGGGCCTCTACGTCTCACCACCGGAGCACGCCATCGTTCTGTGTGTGGATGAGAAGTCCCAAATCCAGGCGCTGGACCGCAGCCAGCCGATGCTGCCGATGCGTCCCGGCCAGGCGGCCCGAAGGAGCCATGACTACAAAAGGCATGGCACCACATCGCTGTTCGCCGCTCTCGATATTGCGACCGGACGCGTCATTGGCAAGTGCTACGGGCGCCACCGCACCGCCGAGTTCCGCAAGTTCCTTGACGAGATCGAGGCTGCCGTACCGCGCGAACTCGACGTCCATCTCGTCATGGACAATTACGTCACGCACAAGACCCCAATGATCCGGAGATGGTTGGCCAAAAGGCCGCGTTGGCACGTGCACCTGACCCCGACCAGTTCGTCATGGCTCAACCAAGTCGAGCGCTTCTTCGCGCTCCTCACCGATAAGAAGATCAGGCGCGGCGTCTATCGCAGCGTAGCCGCCCTCAGGGCCGACATCGCCTCGTTCATCGAACGACACAACGCCGATCCAAAACCGTTCCGATGGACCAAATCCGCCGATGATATCCTTGCTTCCATCGAGCGCTTCTGCCGATACAATGCCCCGGCAGAACACGACGCGATGGTGCGAACTTCTGGTTCAGGACACTAG
- a CDS encoding ATP-binding protein, with product MASCPRAEVAVDRFTVANKGPGISADIADRLLQPFVTTKRHGMGVGLSICRTTIESWQPYRRASKSGWQRDPSVHRAICRA from the coding sequence ATGGCTTCCTGCCCGCGCGCTGAAGTTGCTGTCGACAGGTTTACAGTTGCTAATAAGGGCCCCGGCATCAGCGCTGATATCGCCGACCGACTGTTGCAGCCCTTTGTCACGACTAAAAGGCATGGCATGGGTGTGGGGCTATCAATCTGTAGGACGACCATCGAGTCATGGCAGCCATATCGTCGCGCAAGCAAATCCGGGTGGCAGCGCGATCCTTCAGTTCACCGCGCCATTTGTCGAGCTTAG
- the fixJ gene encoding response regulator FixJ — MIGRRILVIDDDAAMRDSLAFLLDVNGFYVATYETATAFLNDVASGPVDCIVSDIRMPGMSGLELVGKVKANRVNCPVVLITGHSDVSLAVEAMKAGAADFLEKPFVEEVLLRAINSALEARPTKPADDAAKLQAEARLACLSSRERDVLQGLLAGKINKVIAYDLGISPRTVEVYRANLMAKTNVRSVSELMRIAIAAGL; from the coding sequence ATGATTGGGCGGCGCATTCTTGTGATCGACGATGACGCCGCAATGCGGGACTCGCTCGCGTTTCTTCTTGATGTTAACGGTTTCTACGTAGCAACCTATGAGACGGCGACCGCGTTTCTTAATGACGTCGCGAGCGGTCCAGTTGATTGTATTGTGTCGGACATCCGCATGCCGGGCATGAGCGGTCTCGAGCTAGTCGGTAAAGTGAAGGCCAATCGTGTCAACTGCCCCGTCGTCTTAATAACTGGTCATAGCGACGTATCGCTCGCAGTTGAAGCGATGAAAGCGGGTGCGGCCGACTTCCTCGAGAAGCCGTTCGTGGAGGAGGTGCTATTGCGTGCGATCAATAGTGCTCTGGAAGCGCGACCAACAAAACCAGCCGATGACGCAGCAAAACTCCAGGCGGAAGCCCGCCTCGCGTGCCTCTCGTCGCGCGAGCGTGACGTCCTGCAGGGACTATTAGCGGGCAAGATTAACAAGGTGATCGCCTATGATCTCGGCATCAGTCCCAGGACAGTCGAGGTTTACCGTGCAAACCTCATGGCCAAGACCAATGTCCGCAGCGTGTCCGAGTTGATGCGGATCGCCATTGCCGCGGGACTCTAG
- a CDS encoding nodulate formation efficiency C protein, with product MRKVSARRALLFCLGRSLICLAGLAVTGNSARAIESPHIERFKSTWRAQDGETIEQIISNVSKVARFVPRMWGVAELDGNDYVFVSWTRHADDVLDEQYVITWRIALDGTFQLASTYAKPIELGWHALALGLIASEVKDGERDANLRFLHDPSNFNFVTTTQGRLGDLLRQGRCTIVEPVGVDYLPKQKDKPTEKGDLWRVLLLVNCNIPGPRFYTHNGVITFEKSEGQDWEPQSSFAKRIAAFPPGSWFARMEPKEREE from the coding sequence ATGAGAAAAGTGTCTGCAAGACGCGCGTTATTGTTTTGTCTCGGTCGATCCCTGATCTGCCTGGCCGGGCTGGCTGTGACTGGCAACAGTGCTCGCGCTATCGAGAGCCCCCATATCGAAAGATTCAAGTCAACGTGGCGAGCGCAAGACGGTGAGACAATAGAACAAATTATCTCCAACGTCTCGAAAGTTGCACGGTTCGTCCCTCGAATGTGGGGCGTCGCCGAACTTGACGGAAACGACTATGTTTTCGTTTCGTGGACCAGGCACGCGGATGATGTATTAGACGAACAGTACGTTATCACCTGGAGGATCGCGCTCGACGGCACGTTTCAACTTGCGTCGACCTATGCAAAGCCGATCGAATTGGGCTGGCACGCCCTGGCGCTCGGGTTGATCGCCAGTGAAGTCAAGGATGGCGAAAGGGACGCAAATCTTCGCTTTCTGCATGATCCGAGCAACTTCAACTTCGTGACGACCACCCAGGGCCGGCTCGGCGATCTCCTGCGGCAGGGCCGCTGCACTATCGTTGAGCCTGTTGGAGTGGACTACTTGCCGAAGCAGAAGGACAAGCCGACCGAAAAAGGTGATCTGTGGCGCGTTTTGCTTTTAGTGAACTGTAATATCCCAGGGCCCCGTTTTTACACCCATAACGGGGTCATCACTTTCGAGAAGAGCGAAGGGCAAGATTGGGAGCCGCAATCCTCCTTTGCCAAGCGTATCGCGGCCTTTCCTCCTGGCTCCTGGTTCGCTCGAATGGAGCCCAAGGAACGGGAAGAGTAA
- a CDS encoding carbonic anhydrase: protein MKAGCSLTYLTKIAPSRRSLLLFAFSAVCLRVGNNIVDAKEAKAPPKPNNLISPEAALKRLMEGNDRYVQGVSRRDDFKREREVLVDGQNPYAAVLSCADSRVAPELVFGSGLGDLFVCRLAGNFVNDDTLASMEYAVAVLNTPLILVLGHDHCGAIDATIKSLHDDKPPPGRISSLVAALAPAVKGSRQQTRDTFAEATRQNVIDNVNKLKSTGPILNAAVEQNRLKVVGGLYRLDTGKVELLS from the coding sequence ATGAAGGCAGGCTGTTCTCTGACCTATCTGACCAAGATCGCGCCGTCGCGCCGCTCGCTGTTGCTGTTCGCTTTTTCGGCGGTTTGCCTACGGGTTGGCAACAACATTGTCGATGCAAAGGAAGCAAAAGCGCCGCCCAAGCCGAATAACCTGATCTCGCCGGAGGCTGCCCTGAAGCGGCTAATGGAAGGGAACGATCGCTATGTCCAGGGCGTATCACGACGCGACGATTTCAAGCGCGAGCGTGAGGTTTTGGTGGATGGGCAAAATCCATATGCCGCGGTTCTGAGCTGCGCCGATTCTCGCGTGGCGCCTGAACTTGTCTTCGGCAGCGGACTTGGTGATCTGTTTGTCTGCCGCCTAGCCGGTAACTTCGTCAACGATGACACGCTCGCCAGTATGGAATATGCGGTGGCCGTGCTGAACACGCCGCTGATCCTGGTACTTGGCCACGATCATTGCGGTGCGATAGACGCCACGATCAAGTCGCTCCACGACGATAAGCCGCCGCCGGGGCGCATTTCATCCCTCGTTGCTGCGCTTGCGCCTGCGGTAAAAGGATCTCGCCAGCAAACCCGTGACACGTTCGCCGAAGCAACCCGACAAAATGTAATCGATAACGTCAACAAACTAAAATCGACGGGGCCGATTCTGAACGCGGCAGTTGAGCAGAACAGACTAAAGGTCGTCGGGGGCCTGTATCGGCTCGACACCGGCAAGGTCGAGTTGCTGAGCTGA
- a CDS encoding hemerythrin domain-containing protein, producing the protein MIIDLLLREHRNIDLLLAALQRELEIFEGGIGPDYEVIRAIISYFEVYPELYHHPQEDLIFSKLKARDPDAAAIVGDLALEHQEVADRLLHFARAIDAILADRELFRQDVGDIIRDFIVRERRHMMWEERDFFPAALKTLSAQEWTEIASAVTDDGDPLFSETAAATSDALRAHILQLEQEAEAERSSVAFSSAKAGNP; encoded by the coding sequence ATGATCATCGACCTTTTGCTTCGAGAGCATCGCAACATTGATCTGCTTTTGGCCGCTCTTCAACGCGAATTGGAGATTTTTGAGGGGGGGATCGGTCCCGATTATGAGGTCATTCGCGCGATTATCAGCTATTTCGAGGTTTACCCCGAGCTGTACCATCATCCACAGGAAGACTTGATTTTTTCGAAGCTCAAGGCACGCGATCCCGATGCAGCTGCAATCGTCGGCGATCTCGCGCTTGAACACCAGGAAGTGGCCGACCGTTTGCTCCACTTCGCGCGAGCTATTGACGCCATCCTCGCGGATCGTGAACTCTTTCGGCAAGACGTCGGCGATATCATACGCGACTTTATAGTACGCGAGCGGCGTCACATGATGTGGGAAGAACGAGATTTCTTTCCGGCCGCACTGAAGACTCTCTCGGCACAGGAATGGACCGAAATCGCTTCCGCCGTCACCGATGATGGAGATCCCCTGTTCAGCGAGACAGCGGCAGCCACTTCCGATGCGCTAAGAGCGCATATTCTGCAATTGGAGCAAGAAGCTGAGGCCGAACGGAGCTCGGTCGCATTTTCGTCCGCCAAGGCCGGCAACCCCTGA
- a CDS encoding acyl-CoA dehydrogenase family protein, which yields MNAPPETITPVTDATAATWDNLSPLLVDIRARRNEFDRAQKIPDEIIDGFKRVGVYRALVAKRFGGEERTPADFCHLIERISEADGSAGWVASFGDGARYLAALPEDTLHKVYANGPDVVLAGALFPLQPARRSSDGFVVNGVWPFASGSPGADLIGVGITLEDDPTGGLARVAVMPAEKVTIRPNWDVIGLQGTGSHDVVVNDVIVPEEWTLIRGGPPTLDAPIYRYPSVTFAAQAHAIVGIGIARSALDEVVAMAGSRASITGAPVMADRGYVQLEMARAESMLRSARAFFYEATEELWKEALEDAVNQSTATLMRLAATNAARQSAEVCNIASVLAGSASLYTTSNLARAMCDSFVVAQHAALNEGTLQSAGRLLLGSAAQPGFP from the coding sequence ATGAACGCTCCACCAGAGACGATCACTCCAGTAACCGACGCTACGGCTGCGACCTGGGATAATCTGTCGCCGCTACTGGTTGATATCCGCGCGCGTCGAAACGAATTCGACCGAGCGCAGAAGATTCCAGACGAGATCATCGACGGCTTCAAGCGCGTTGGCGTCTATCGAGCTTTGGTCGCCAAGCGATTCGGCGGCGAGGAGCGAACACCGGCCGATTTTTGTCACCTGATCGAGCGCATTTCCGAAGCCGACGGCTCCGCCGGTTGGGTCGCCAGCTTCGGCGATGGGGCTCGCTACCTCGCTGCTCTTCCGGAGGACACGCTTCACAAGGTATACGCGAATGGACCTGACGTGGTGTTGGCAGGCGCGCTTTTCCCGCTCCAGCCCGCCAGGCGAAGCAGCGACGGGTTTGTCGTGAACGGCGTATGGCCATTCGCCAGCGGCTCACCGGGCGCGGATCTGATAGGCGTCGGCATCACTCTGGAAGACGATCCGACCGGTGGCCTTGCGCGTGTAGCGGTGATGCCGGCCGAGAAAGTGACAATCCGCCCCAATTGGGACGTCATCGGTCTGCAAGGCACCGGCAGCCACGACGTCGTTGTCAACGATGTCATTGTGCCGGAGGAATGGACCTTGATCCGCGGCGGTCCGCCGACACTCGACGCGCCGATCTATCGTTATCCGTCCGTGACTTTTGCTGCCCAGGCGCATGCGATCGTCGGCATCGGTATTGCGCGCTCCGCGCTAGACGAGGTGGTCGCGATGGCCGGAAGCCGCGCCTCAATCACAGGAGCGCCCGTGATGGCAGACCGCGGCTATGTCCAACTGGAGATGGCCAGAGCCGAATCCATGCTGCGTTCCGCCCGTGCCTTCTTCTATGAGGCCACCGAGGAGCTGTGGAAGGAAGCGCTAGAGGATGCGGTAAACCAGAGCACCGCGACCCTGATGCGACTCGCCGCCACAAATGCCGCGCGGCAAAGCGCTGAGGTCTGCAACATTGCGAGCGTTCTCGCTGGAAGCGCGTCGCTCTACACAACCAGCAATCTGGCGCGAGCGATGTGCGACAGCTTCGTGGTTGCCCAGCACGCAGCTTTAAACGAGGGAACCCTCCAGAGCGCCGGCCGACTCCTGCTCGGAAGTGCAGCACAGCCGGGATTTCCATGA
- a CDS encoding FkbM family methyltransferase: protein MSSIEVHQHIVSLLQKPNPVILDIGCNDGSDTQQFLNLCPRAQLYCFEPDPRAIARFKKKLGPSLNRVKLLEIAISDRNGMIDFHPSNADGDAKEWDLSGSIRRPKNHLTEYDWVRFDRPVSVETRRLDDWCSEAKLNMIDFIWMDVQGAEADVIAGGMQTLSNTRFVYTEYSDRELYEGQLSLQAILDLLPSFEVASHYPRAVEGDALLKNTRF, encoded by the coding sequence GTGTCGTCTATCGAAGTACACCAGCACATTGTTTCACTTCTTCAGAAGCCGAATCCCGTCATCCTGGATATCGGCTGTAATGATGGGTCCGATACGCAACAGTTTCTAAACCTCTGCCCGCGAGCTCAGCTCTACTGCTTTGAGCCGGACCCCAGAGCGATCGCGCGCTTCAAGAAGAAGCTGGGGCCATCCCTCAATAGGGTGAAGCTGCTTGAAATCGCGATTAGTGATCGAAACGGGATGATCGACTTCCATCCAAGCAATGCAGATGGTGATGCGAAGGAATGGGACCTCTCCGGCTCAATACGCCGCCCGAAGAATCATCTTACTGAATATGATTGGGTTCGGTTCGATCGCCCTGTCTCGGTTGAAACGCGGCGGCTGGACGATTGGTGCAGCGAAGCCAAGCTGAATATGATCGATTTCATCTGGATGGATGTCCAGGGAGCCGAAGCCGATGTTATCGCCGGCGGCATGCAGACCTTGAGCAACACGCGCTTCGTATACACGGAATATAGCGACCGCGAGCTCTACGAAGGGCAGTTGTCGCTGCAAGCTATTCTTGACCTATTGCCATCATTCGAGGTGGCGTCCCACTATCCCCGCGCGGTGGAGGGTGATGCATTGCTCAAAAATACGCGATTCTAG